From one Suicoccus acidiformans genomic stretch:
- a CDS encoding gluconeogenesis factor YvcK family protein: MIVPRFKNNVAVIGGGTGLPVILRGLKHLNANITAIVTVADDGGSSGVIRDYINVVPPGDIRNCMTALSDAESDVLEVFQYRFDTEDDFLAGHAIGNLLIAALKEMSGSLEDSIRTLSRWMNVKGQIIPAAQEALVLHANFVDGTKAVGESAIAKHRKKIASVEVKTQLGEPAIQASPRVVEAIMDADMVVLGPGSLYTSILPNLMIEEIGEALCQTDAEVVYICNIMTQLGETEGFTDAEHVKVLHEHLGDHFVDTVLVNTMEVPQDYIENQPNEEYLLQVKHDFQGLRQEGCRVISSEFLSMKNGGAYHDTEKVVEELGYIMNTGKLSEKNCSRKVLH; the protein is encoded by the coding sequence ATGATAGTTCCAAGATTTAAGAATAATGTAGCTGTCATCGGCGGTGGGACAGGTTTGCCAGTCATACTACGCGGCTTGAAGCATTTGAATGCGAATATTACTGCCATCGTAACCGTTGCGGATGATGGGGGAAGCAGCGGTGTTATTCGTGATTATATAAACGTTGTCCCACCAGGTGATATTCGCAATTGCATGACCGCTTTGTCGGATGCTGAATCTGATGTGCTGGAAGTCTTCCAGTATCGCTTTGATACGGAAGATGACTTCTTAGCCGGGCATGCGATTGGGAATTTGCTGATTGCCGCCTTGAAAGAGATGAGTGGGTCTTTGGAAGATTCGATTCGCACCTTATCGCGCTGGATGAACGTGAAAGGCCAGATTATTCCGGCGGCCCAAGAGGCCCTTGTCCTGCATGCTAATTTTGTAGATGGTACGAAAGCTGTCGGTGAGTCAGCTATCGCGAAGCACCGAAAGAAAATTGCCAGTGTGGAAGTGAAAACCCAGCTGGGAGAACCGGCCATTCAAGCCTCACCGCGGGTCGTTGAAGCGATTATGGATGCGGATATGGTTGTGCTCGGGCCAGGGAGTCTGTATACGAGTATCTTACCGAATTTGATGATTGAAGAGATTGGTGAAGCCCTATGCCAAACGGATGCTGAAGTCGTCTATATTTGTAATATTATGACGCAATTAGGTGAAACGGAAGGCTTTACCGATGCAGAACATGTGAAAGTCTTGCATGAGCATTTAGGGGATCATTTTGTCGATACGGTCTTGGTTAATACGATGGAAGTGCCGCAAGATTATATCGAAAATCAACCCAATGAAGAGTATTTACTGCAAGTTAAGCATGATTTCCAAGGCTTGCGTCAGGAAGGGTGTCGGGTAATCTCCAGTGAATTTCTCAGTATGAAGAATGGTGGCGCCTATCACGATACCGAGAAGGTTGTGGAAGAATTAGGCTATATCATGAACACAGGTAAGTTGAGCGAGAAGAACTGCTCACGCAAAGTATTACATTAA
- the whiA gene encoding DNA-binding protein WhiA, with amino-acid sequence MTFAAEVKKECTLLEVHREHAKAELAALIRMNGAVSLYQQRLILNVQSENAAIARRIYSLLKDHYQADGELIVRRKMKLKKNNVYIVRCRLGVQGILEDLSILEGLQLKTDIAPEIMANEQLSRSYLRGAFLAGGSVNNPESSNYHLEIYSNYESHNEDICQMLNAFSLNAKTFQRRNGYITYIKEAEKISDFLAVIGASQAVLKFEDVRIMRDMRNSVNRLVNCENANMNKTIDASQRQLEAIRQIEETQGLESLPEKLRIMAEFRLQNPDMSLKELGEQIPGGPISKSGVNHRLRKLIQISENL; translated from the coding sequence TTGACATTTGCAGCTGAAGTGAAGAAAGAATGTACCTTGCTGGAGGTACACCGCGAACACGCTAAAGCAGAACTAGCCGCCCTCATTCGAATGAATGGGGCGGTTAGTCTGTATCAGCAAAGATTAATCTTAAATGTGCAGAGTGAGAATGCGGCCATTGCAAGGCGCATCTACTCCTTGCTCAAGGACCATTATCAAGCTGATGGAGAGTTGATTGTTCGGCGGAAGATGAAGTTAAAGAAGAATAATGTGTATATTGTGCGTTGCCGGCTAGGGGTTCAAGGTATTCTGGAAGATTTATCCATTCTCGAAGGCCTACAGCTCAAGACGGATATTGCCCCGGAGATTATGGCGAATGAGCAACTCAGCCGCTCATATTTAAGAGGTGCCTTTCTTGCGGGCGGGTCTGTCAATAATCCGGAATCCAGTAATTACCACTTGGAAATATATTCTAACTATGAAAGTCATAACGAAGATATTTGTCAGATGTTGAATGCTTTCTCCTTGAATGCCAAGACCTTCCAGCGGCGCAATGGTTACATCACCTATATTAAAGAAGCAGAGAAAATCTCAGACTTTCTTGCTGTCATCGGTGCCTCCCAAGCGGTGTTGAAATTTGAAGATGTCCGTATAATGCGCGATATGCGTAATTCAGTTAATCGCCTAGTTAACTGTGAGAATGCGAATATGAACAAGACAATCGACGCATCCCAGCGGCAACTTGAAGCAATCCGACAAATTGAAGAGACACAAGGTTTAGAATCCTTGCCAGAAAAGTTAAGAATAATGGCAGAATTTAGACTGCAAAATCCTGATATGAGTTTAAAAGAGCTCGGGGAACAAATCCCGGGGGGACCAATTTCTAAGTCGGGTGTTAATCACAGATTGCGTAAATTGATTCAAATTTCTGAAAATTTATAA
- a CDS encoding single-stranded DNA-binding protein yields the protein MNNVSFVGRLVGHVEVKELEADLRVVNNTIAINRYQLDRNGEEITDFIPFVAWNRHADLLKRFCQKGDQVAISGRMQSRSYTNKDEQKVYIVECVVSDVTLFKPRKTKAKGKAKVEKTPVTMAQAGFEPAEQAVVESYVQTVKEANE from the coding sequence ATGAACAATGTATCGTTTGTAGGTCGACTCGTAGGACACGTGGAAGTGAAGGAATTAGAAGCAGATTTGAGGGTCGTGAATAACACGATTGCAATCAATCGCTATCAGTTGGATCGCAATGGCGAAGAAATCACGGATTTTATTCCCTTTGTTGCGTGGAATCGTCACGCCGATTTACTGAAACGTTTCTGTCAGAAAGGTGACCAAGTCGCTATCTCTGGCCGGATGCAAAGTCGCTCTTATACTAATAAAGATGAGCAAAAGGTTTATATTGTAGAATGTGTAGTCAGCGATGTGACTTTATTTAAACCACGCAAGACTAAGGCGAAAGGCAAGGCAAAGGTCGAGAAAACACCGGTAACCATGGCCCAGGCAGGTTTTGAACCAGCTGAGCAAGCAGTTGTTGAATCCTATGTGCAGACGGTCAAAGAAGCGAATGAATAA
- the rapZ gene encoding RNase adapter RapZ encodes MVDTLELVIITGMSGAGKTVAVQSFEDLGYYCIDNMPPNLLPTFWELMKESGKITKIALVMDLRTREFFNELDTVIQKMDNTQFITTRIIFLEANDQALVSRYKETRRTHPLAQSGRVLEGIEKERQLLADIRSRAQMIIDTSDLTPRQLRAKLIDDFSTSNYEPFHVEVVSFGFKYGSPIDADVLMDVRFLPNPHYVDTLRPLTGMDKPVYDYVMKQPETETFYVKFMDLIEFCLPGYKREGKSSVTIAIGCTGGQHRSVALADRIARQLKNDHYAVNVTHRDAGKRKESSNRS; translated from the coding sequence ATGGTCGATACATTAGAACTTGTCATTATTACAGGAATGAGTGGCGCTGGTAAGACAGTTGCAGTTCAAAGTTTCGAGGACCTAGGTTACTACTGTATTGATAATATGCCCCCAAATTTACTGCCGACCTTTTGGGAGTTGATGAAGGAATCTGGCAAAATAACGAAGATTGCGCTCGTTATGGACTTGCGCACGCGTGAGTTTTTCAATGAGTTGGATACGGTAATTCAGAAGATGGATAATACGCAATTTATTACAACGCGTATTATTTTCCTTGAAGCAAATGATCAAGCCTTGGTTTCGCGTTACAAAGAAACGCGTCGGACACATCCGCTAGCTCAAAGTGGTCGTGTCTTGGAAGGTATTGAGAAAGAACGACAACTTTTAGCTGATATACGTAGTCGGGCGCAGATGATTATTGATACATCAGACTTAACGCCCCGTCAGTTACGGGCGAAGTTAATCGATGATTTTTCCACGAGTAATTATGAGCCCTTCCATGTGGAGGTGGTTTCATTTGGCTTTAAATATGGCAGTCCTATTGATGCGGATGTGCTGATGGATGTACGCTTCTTGCCTAATCCCCATTATGTAGATACCTTAAGGCCTTTAACGGGAATGGATAAGCCAGTATATGATTATGTAATGAAGCAACCGGAAACAGAGACTTTCTATGTTAAATTTATGGACTTAATTGAGTTCTGCCTACCTGGCTATAAGCGTGAAGGTAAATCAAGTGTGACAATCGCGATTGGTTGTACAGGTGGCCAGCATCGGTCGGTAGCGTTGGCGGATCGGATTGCAAGGCAATTAAAGAATGATCATTACGCTGTAAACGTTACGCATAGGGATGCTGGAAAGAGAAAGGAAAGTTCGAATCGATCATGA